Proteins encoded in a region of the Diospyros lotus cultivar Yz01 chromosome 9, ASM1463336v1, whole genome shotgun sequence genome:
- the LOC127809366 gene encoding uncharacterized protein At4g22758-like, which produces MMLHKPNNQAVNCPQRRILISVSVLGSAGPIRFVVSEDERVAAVIRTVLKKYAREGRWPVLGSDFKEFVLYCPSIPGVEALSPLETIGSFGGRNFKLWKKSHVQKANAATAAAAATDEEDHKRQPIDLKGNNNRSWKTWFNKFVHLTKVSCH; this is translated from the coding sequence ATGATGCTGCACAAGCCGAACAACCAGGCCGTCAACTGCCCTCAACGCCGCATCCTGATCAGCGTGTCGGTGCTCGGCAGTGCGGGGCCCATCCGCTTCGTCGTCAGCGAAGACGAGCGCGTCGCGGCTGTGATCAGGACTGTCCTCAAGAAATACGCCCGTGAGGGGCGTTGGCCGGTGCTGGGATCCGATTTCAAGGAGTTCGTGCTGTACTGCCCCAGCATTCCAGGAGTGGAAGCTTTGAGTCCGTTGGAGACGATTGGATCGTTTGGCGGAAGGAATTTCAAGCTTTGGAAGAAGTCGCATGTGCAGAAAGCCAATGCCGccacggcggcggcggcggcgacggATGAAGAAGATCACAAGCGGCAGCCAATTGATCTGAAAGGGAATAATAATAGGAGTTGGAAGACGTGGTTCAATAAGTTTGTTCACCTTACAAAGGTTTCTTGCCATTGA